One part of the Tunicatimonas pelagia genome encodes these proteins:
- a CDS encoding RagB/SusD family nutrient uptake outer membrane protein, translating to MKYLYFILSLILLTACSGEDFLDEAEPSINAAPETFENNTGLDDLIRGAYFNMKSPGDIGPMDLLIYQTVTTDIVELKEYANIVSGARNMLPIYLRQPEINDIRFIEFPWAGAYTMLFNVNTVLQFYEQNEPPADGFESWVPRIRGEAYFLRAFAHYLLATTFAPAYSSDPQASSIILLTEPSAAPTDYQGLATNQEVYEQIISDLKNAIDLLPEEFDPNLHPEDYQDRAKRDAARFLLAKTYFLMGNEFWNAGQNGDGGALEQIDAIINTQRYPLVQSDSLQQIFLPKGLNQKASETVWYAAYYFRNGWRTPRLERMYSNFTGNRDRGIAVSKTTLEQIGWNDSTVAQQDERYNDWFRRYEAGEDPAFSAEEDEDPYNVWCAKFTDRTANFVVFRSPELYLMRAAMRLANGDASGAAEDLNVTRTRAGLPPLAIATEADISTEWFKELGFEGRRLFYLQATQQAVPPGDRAGTQAIPYSDPSLVRDLPRVELVRNPAIAGG from the coding sequence ATGAAATATCTATATTTTATCCTCAGCCTGATTTTGCTGACGGCTTGCAGTGGGGAAGACTTTCTGGACGAAGCGGAACCGTCCATTAATGCTGCACCAGAAACCTTTGAAAACAATACCGGCCTGGATGATCTCATCCGGGGGGCCTACTTCAACATGAAGTCTCCGGGTGACATAGGACCGATGGATTTACTGATTTACCAAACTGTTACTACCGATATAGTGGAGCTTAAGGAGTACGCTAATATTGTGAGTGGAGCGCGTAACATGCTTCCGATCTACTTACGGCAGCCAGAGATCAACGACATTCGCTTTATAGAATTTCCCTGGGCGGGTGCCTACACCATGCTGTTTAACGTAAACACGGTATTACAATTTTACGAGCAGAACGAGCCACCAGCTGACGGCTTTGAGTCGTGGGTGCCACGCATTCGGGGCGAAGCCTACTTCCTGCGAGCCTTTGCCCACTATCTTTTAGCAACTACCTTCGCGCCAGCTTACAGTTCTGACCCGCAAGCAAGTAGCATCATTTTACTAACGGAACCTTCCGCAGCCCCAACTGACTATCAGGGGTTAGCGACCAATCAGGAGGTTTACGAGCAGATTATCTCCGATCTGAAGAACGCTATTGATTTACTCCCTGAAGAATTCGATCCCAATTTGCATCCGGAAGACTACCAAGACCGGGCGAAGCGGGATGCCGCCCGTTTCCTGCTGGCGAAGACCTACTTTCTGATGGGGAATGAATTCTGGAACGCGGGACAGAATGGCGACGGTGGAGCCTTAGAGCAAATTGATGCAATCATCAATACGCAACGTTACCCGTTGGTGCAAAGTGACAGTTTACAGCAGATTTTTCTGCCTAAAGGGTTGAACCAAAAAGCCTCCGAGACGGTCTGGTACGCTGCTTACTACTTCCGCAATGGCTGGCGAACCCCCCGTTTGGAGCGAATGTACAGTAACTTTACGGGTAATCGCGATCGGGGTATTGCCGTGAGTAAAACCACACTGGAGCAGATCGGTTGGAACGACTCTACCGTGGCCCAGCAGGACGAACGCTACAATGACTGGTTTCGTCGCTACGAAGCGGGCGAAGACCCCGCATTTTCGGCGGAAGAGGATGAAGACCCGTACAACGTCTGGTGTGCTAAATTCACCGATCGTACGGCTAATTTTGTGGTATTTCGTTCTCCTGAGCTGTATCTGATGCGAGCGGCAATGCGGTTGGCAAATGGCGATGCTTCCGGAGCGGCTGAAGACCTAAACGTGACCCGCACCCGCGCCGGATTACCCCCGTTAGCGATCGCTACCGAAGCGGATATATCGACTGAGTGGTTTAAGGAACTGGGATTTGAGGGACGACGATTGTTTTATCTACAAGCTACCCAACAGGCGGTGCCTCCTGGTGACCGGGCGGGTACCCAAGCAATTCCTTACAGCGATCCTTCGCTAGTGCGCGATCTGCCTCGCGTTGAACTAGTACGTAACCCGGCTATTGCGGGTGGATAA